Proteins encoded by one window of Thermoplasmatales archaeon:
- the alaS gene encoding alanine--tRNA ligase, whose amino-acid sequence MKNKYIFSQYYTMHHELQKLLQLKFFEREGFKRRKCNICGSFFWIKGDEERCGDAPCVSYSFIGNPIGKKSDLHSMRQKFLSFFERNGHKIIDRYPVVARWRDDIYLTIASIANFQPHVTSGMVKPPANPLVISQPSIRLNDLEEVGKSGRHLTLFEMMGHHAFNNHEKIYWTEETVEYCNRFMEEIGIENVIYKEAEWAGGGNAGACLEVLCRGLEIATLVFMNLREEKDGEFLIKGERYAKMPIQVVDTGYGLERLVWLTNGSKTVYDAIFKYAVDEILEKAKVPRMEEIYAIADHARCITFMLSDGIIPSNSGAGYLARLVIRRALRFMKKISYEGSLFDVVSLHINEMGKDFPELKNSKSRIKEILEIEEEKFDSIVQRGKAILSRYKKIGIEELIELYDSHGIHPEIVKEITHVEIPEKFESMVAERHLKSREEKEEEKFYPYKTLKIYYEMPYEKEFDARVIFKGENFVILDKTLFYPEGGGEKSDTGYLIQNDKKARVIKVEKAGDAILHYIEGDIEEGEVKGIIDWERRYSMMIHHTATHIINYSARSILGEHVWQAGSELDENEARLDITHYKRISEEEAKRIEKVANEVVRKGIEVRKGFYERNEAEKKYGMRIYQGGAPKSGVVRIVEIQGVEAEACGGMHINNTCEAGLIKIIGIERVQDGVERIRFCAGERAIEYVQNQEYVIKKLVEILDAQRDKIVESVVKMEKENKDLRKELKRLQEKFGKEKAEEWGGIKIIVEENLQPSSIKELTKEKAVVVSASLREENAIITVACSSDVALDCSKIAKEIIEKFNGRGGGKKTIAQVGIDANRVDEVKEKIVEMVKREIEK is encoded by the coding sequence ATGAAAAATAAATATATATTTTCCCAATATTATACAATGCATCATGAATTGCAGAAATTGCTTCAGCTAAAGTTCTTTGAGCGAGAGGGGTTTAAAAGGAGAAAGTGTAATATCTGTGGATCTTTCTTTTGGATTAAAGGGGATGAAGAGCGATGTGGTGATGCTCCTTGCGTTAGCTATTCTTTTATAGGTAACCCTATAGGGAAAAAAAGCGATTTGCACAGTATGAGGCAAAAATTCCTATCATTTTTTGAAAGAAACGGGCATAAAATAATAGATCGCTATCCTGTTGTAGCAAGATGGAGGGATGATATCTATCTTACAATTGCATCAATAGCAAACTTTCAACCCCATGTGACAAGTGGTATGGTTAAACCACCCGCAAACCCCCTTGTAATTTCCCAGCCAAGCATAAGATTAAATGATTTGGAAGAAGTAGGAAAAAGCGGTCGCCATCTCACCCTTTTCGAAATGATGGGTCATCATGCCTTCAACAATCACGAAAAGATTTACTGGACGGAGGAAACGGTAGAATATTGCAACAGATTCATGGAAGAAATTGGAATAGAGAATGTAATTTACAAGGAGGCGGAATGGGCGGGCGGGGGCAATGCGGGCGCATGCCTCGAAGTTCTTTGCAGGGGGCTTGAGATTGCTACTCTTGTTTTTATGAATTTGAGGGAGGAGAAGGATGGGGAGTTTTTGATTAAGGGAGAAAGATATGCTAAAATGCCTATTCAAGTTGTTGATACTGGTTATGGCTTGGAGAGGCTTGTATGGCTAACTAACGGAAGCAAGACAGTGTATGATGCAATCTTTAAGTATGCGGTTGATGAAATTTTGGAGAAAGCAAAAGTTCCTAGAATGGAAGAGATATATGCAATTGCTGATCACGCTCGATGCATTACCTTTATGCTATCTGATGGAATAATTCCATCCAATTCTGGAGCGGGTTATCTTGCAAGACTTGTTATAAGAAGGGCCCTTCGCTTCATGAAAAAAATTTCATATGAAGGGAGTTTATTTGATGTTGTATCTTTGCATATAAACGAGATGGGGAAAGATTTTCCTGAATTAAAAAACTCAAAAAGCAGAATAAAAGAAATACTTGAAATTGAGGAAGAAAAATTTGATTCAATAGTACAGAGGGGAAAGGCTATTTTATCAAGATACAAAAAGATTGGAATAGAAGAACTTATTGAGCTTTATGATTCTCATGGAATCCATCCAGAAATTGTTAAGGAAATAACGCATGTTGAAATTCCAGAAAAATTTGAATCAATGGTCGCGGAGAGACATTTAAAAAGTAGAGAAGAAAAGGAGGAGGAGAAATTTTATCCATATAAAACATTGAAAATTTATTATGAAATGCCATATGAGAAAGAATTTGATGCAAGAGTTATTTTTAAAGGAGAAAATTTTGTTATTCTAGATAAAACTCTATTTTATCCAGAAGGAGGAGGGGAGAAAAGTGACACTGGCTATTTAATTCAAAATGATAAAAAGGCAAGGGTTATAAAAGTGGAAAAGGCGGGAGATGCTATCCTGCATTATATAGAAGGGGATATAGAAGAGGGTGAAGTTAAAGGAATTATTGATTGGGAGAGAAGATACTCAATGATGATTCATCATACCGCAACCCATATCATAAATTATTCCGCTCGCTCAATTCTTGGCGAACATGTGTGGCAGGCTGGGAGTGAGCTAGATGAGAATGAGGCAAGACTTGATATAACTCATTATAAGAGGATAAGTGAAGAAGAAGCAAAAAGAATAGAAAAAGTGGCAAATGAGGTTGTAAGGAAAGGAATAGAGGTTAGAAAGGGTTTCTATGAAAGGAATGAAGCGGAGAAGAAATATGGAATGAGAATATATCAGGGAGGCGCACCAAAAAGTGGTGTGGTAAGGATAGTTGAAATTCAGGGTGTGGAGGCGGAGGCTTGCGGGGGGATGCATATCAATAATACCTGTGAGGCGGGGTTGATAAAGATAATAGGGATTGAGAGAGTTCAGGATGGGGTGGAAAGAATAAGGTTTTGTGCGGGTGAAAGGGCTATAGAGTATGTGCAAAACCAGGAGTATGTTATAAAAAAATTGGTTGAAATTTTAGATGCACAGCGAGATAAGATTGTTGAATCTGTTGTTAAAATGGAAAAAGAAAACAAGGATTTGAGGAAAGAATTGAAAAGGCTGCAGGAGAAGTTTGGAAAGGAAAAAGCGGAGGAATGGGGAGGAATAAAGATAATAGTTGAAGAGAATCTTCAGCCATCTTCAATAAAGGAATTGACGAAGGAAAAGGCGGTTGTCGTGTCAGCTAGCTTGAGGGAAGAAAATGCAATAATTACAGTTGCCTGCTCATCTGATGTTGCTTTAGATTGCTCAAAAATTGCGAAGGAAATAATAGAGAAATTTAATGGAAGAGGAGGGGGTAAAAAGACAATAGCTCAAGTTGGCATAGATGCAAATAGAGTTGATGAAGTGAAGGAAAAAATAGTTGAAATGGTAAAAAGGGAAATTGAAAAATGA
- the pdxT gene encoding pyridoxal 5'-phosphate synthase glutaminase subunit PdxT gives MKVAVLAFQGDVEEHVEIANKSIEKIGKGHAFATINKEEIREADALIIPGGESTTITKLMHKSGVADEIKKFASKGKPIMGTCAGCIVIGKNERVNSLGLIDIWVRRNAFGRQKESFEVKLNIKDIGDFNCIFIRAPLIERAGEKVEVLAKFDDKIVMAREKNILALSFHPELTEDTRIHEYFLKMADI, from the coding sequence ATGAAAGTTGCAGTTCTTGCATTTCAAGGGGATGTTGAGGAGCATGTTGAAATAGCAAATAAGTCAATTGAAAAAATAGGCAAGGGACATGCTTTCGCAACTATAAATAAGGAAGAGATAAGAGAAGCGGATGCATTGATTATTCCTGGGGGAGAGAGTACCACAATAACAAAATTAATGCATAAAAGTGGGGTTGCGGATGAAATTAAAAAATTTGCAAGCAAAGGCAAGCCAATCATGGGCACATGTGCGGGATGCATAGTCATTGGAAAAAATGAACGAGTCAATTCTTTAGGTCTTATAGATATATGGGTGAGAAGGAATGCTTTTGGAAGGCAGAAGGAAAGTTTTGAAGTAAAATTAAATATAAAGGATATAGGGGATTTTAATTGCATTTTTATAAGGGCTCCTTTGATAGAGAGAGCGGGGGAAAAAGTAGAGGTGCTTGCAAAATTTGATGATAAAATAGTTATGGCAAGAGAAAAAAATATTCTCGCCCTATCTTTCCATCCAGAGCTTACAGAAGACACAAGAATTCATGAATATTTTTTAAAAATGGCTGATATATAA
- a CDS encoding D-glycerate dehydrogenase, whose translation MAKIFITRRLPEEGLNLLKGHELEIYEGDAPPSKEEIIEGVKGKDALICLLTDRIDAEVIEKGKNLKIIANYAVGVDNIAIEEATKRGIFITNTPGVLTETVADLAWALMMAIARRIVEGDEFVRQRKFKGWAPMLLLGRDIYGKTLGVIGAGRIGKAFAKRATGFSMKILYYGKRRDEEFENETNARFVGLHELLRESDFVSLHLPLTKDTYHIIGENELRMMKKTAYLINTSRGKCVDEKALVKALKEGWIAGAALDVYENEPEVSEELLSLKNVVLAPHTGSASYETRTKMAIMVAENVISALNGKIPPQCLNPEAINYR comes from the coding sequence ATGGCAAAAATATTCATTACAAGGCGATTGCCTGAAGAAGGATTGAATTTGTTAAAAGGGCACGAGCTTGAGATATATGAAGGAGATGCCCCTCCAAGTAAGGAAGAGATTATAGAAGGAGTTAAAGGAAAGGATGCTTTGATATGCTTGCTAACAGATAGGATAGATGCAGAGGTTATTGAGAAAGGAAAAAATCTTAAAATAATAGCGAACTATGCGGTTGGAGTAGATAACATAGCTATTGAGGAAGCGACAAAAAGAGGAATATTTATAACAAACACCCCAGGTGTTCTTACTGAAACAGTTGCGGATCTGGCCTGGGCCTTAATGATGGCGATTGCTAGAAGAATTGTTGAAGGGGATGAATTTGTGAGGCAAAGAAAATTTAAGGGATGGGCTCCTATGCTTTTGTTGGGAAGAGATATATATGGAAAAACTCTGGGAGTAATAGGAGCGGGTAGAATAGGGAAAGCTTTTGCGAAGCGTGCAACAGGCTTTTCGATGAAAATCTTGTATTATGGTAAGCGTAGAGATGAAGAATTTGAAAATGAGACAAATGCAAGATTTGTTGGCTTGCATGAATTGCTAAGAGAATCTGATTTTGTTTCTCTTCATCTCCCTTTAACCAAAGATACATATCACATAATAGGAGAAAATGAGCTAAGGATGATGAAAAAAACCGCCTACCTTATAAACACTTCCCGTGGTAAATGTGTGGATGAAAAAGCGCTTGTAAAGGCTCTCAAAGAAGGATGGATAGCAGGTGCAGCGCTGGATGTTTATGAAAATGAGCCAGAGGTAAGTGAGGAACTCCTTTCTTTAAAAAATGTTGTGCTTGCTCCTCATACTGGCTCAGCATCTTATGAAACTAGAACAAAGATGGCAATAATGGTTGCTGAAAATGTAATATCTGCATTAAATGGAAAAATACCCCCGCAATGTTTAAATCCGGAAGCAATAAATTATAGATGA